One segment of Primulina tabacum isolate GXHZ01 chromosome 14, ASM2559414v2, whole genome shotgun sequence DNA contains the following:
- the LOC142525115 gene encoding protein RADIALIS-like 6, protein MGSNSTWTSKQNKLFEDALASFDKNSPERWQHLARAVGGKTVEEVKTHYQKLVEDIDHIETGKVPVPNYKSFPENGKMMNDQEQRLKHLKLR, encoded by the exons ATGGGGTCGAATTCGACATGGACATCCAAGCAAAACAAACTGTTCGAGGATGCATTAGCAAGCTTTGACAAGAACTCACCGGAGCGGTGGCAGCATCTGGCTAGAGCAGTGGGTGGGAAGACTGTGGAAGAGGTGAAAACCCATTATCAGAAGCTGGTTGAAGATATAGATCACATTGAGACTGGAAAAGTGCCGGTCCCTAATTACAAATCTTTTCCTGAAAATGGGAAAATGATGAATGATCAGGAGCAAAG GTTGAAACATCTAAAGCTCCGATGA
- the LOC142524459 gene encoding uncharacterized protein At1g01500-like: MGNCYYEPNSNGKMSDTVLHTPTHPLHIRVFYVRISKFIVDGTTPEYLTLNLIPLSQDTILKVNGAGCSTEWEVNSCILRRDRVDKKSEEVTFVSTDSITLTDRVKFEVLDKDNLLITGVLDLWSSNGSNNWSMNCESVISSGDALLTERQCKDSGYTTPALEVYVAGCFSGSPMILTKTLQLNRKRHGKFGVLNTIPQISDCRNYKPVSEEDFYLCWSPMENKEAEDWELSWFNAGVRVGVGLGLSICLGVGVSIGLLVRTYQTTTRTLKRGFF, translated from the exons ATGGGAAATTGTTACTATGAACCGAATAGCAATGGTAAAATGAGTGACACAGTCCTACATACTCCCACTCATCCTTTGCACATAAGAGTGTTCTACGTCAGAATCAGCAAGTTTATTGTTGATGGCACGACCCCAGAATATCTCACACTCAACCTGATCCCTCTAAGTCAAGACACAATTCTTAAGGTAAATGGAGCAGGTTGTTCAACAGAATGGGAGGTAAACTCTTGCATTCTTCGACGGGATCGAGTGGACAAGAAATCTGAGGAGGTCACGTTTGTGAGCACAGACAGTATTACGTTAACTGATAGAGTGAAATTTGAAGTACTCGATAAAGATAACCTTTTGATCACGGGTGTTTTGGATTTGTGGAGTTCAAATGGCTCCAATAATTGGAGCATGAATTGTGAATCGGTAATCAGCTCCGGTGACGCATTATTGACGGAGAGACAATGTAAGGATTCCGGATACACTACACCTGCACTTGAAGTTTATGTGGCTGGTTGTTTTTCGGGATCTCCCATGATATTGACCAAAACCTTGCAACTTAACCGCAAAAGACATGGAAAATTTGGTGTGTTGAATACCATTCCGCAG ATTTCAGATTGCAGAAATTACAAACCAGTTAGTGAAGAAGACTTTTACTTGTGCTGGAGTCCAATGGAAAATAAAGAGGCCGAAGATTGGGAGCTTTCTTGGTTCAACGCTGGGGTTCGTGTGGGAGTTGGATTAGGCCTCAGCATTTGCCTTGGTGTTGGAGTCAGTATCGGGTTGTTGGTTCGGACCTACCAAACCACCACCCGAACCCTTAAAAGAGGATTTTTTTAG